The window GTCGCCCGCACCATCCCCGTCGCTGTCCGGGTTGTTCGGATCGGTGCCGGTTCCGAAGATCTCATCGCCGTCGCTGATACCGTCGAAGTCCGAGTCGGGGTTGTTCGGGTCGGTGCCGTAGACATTGACCTCGTCGGAATCGGAGACACCGTCGGAGTCCTTGTCCTGGACTCCCAGGTCATCTCCCTCGCCATCGGTGAGCTGCCCGCGAATCTCTCCACCTGGGTGGGCATCCGAGTGGACGTTGAGGTACCACCCGCCGGCGAGAATCGTGTCGATCTGAGTTTGCGTGACGGACGCCCCTGACAGCAGGTAGCGGTTGGCATCTTCCGGCGCTGGACTGAGCGGGAAGACCACATCTCCGTTCTGTCCGAATGGAGCTTCATGCAAGTGTGCTGCCGTCGGAACCATGTTCGAGACGAAGACATCGACATCGATGAGCAGATTGCCGCTGTCGTGGAGGTGGAGCACAACGAATCCGAACCCATTCCCCGCGGTCGACACGGGAGGGACTTCCTGGTCGCCGGTCAAACCCACAGGGAAGATGATGCGCATGGTGTCCAGCCAGTCCCAATGCGACTCGAACGTTGAGTCTTCCTGGCCATTGCCATCCTCGTCCACCGCAATGTCGATGGATGCGGGATTGGAGTCGATGCGCGCGCTCACACCATCCAGGTGATTCACGTAATGGGTCACGCCGGCGGTTGGGTCTTCGGGCTTGGCCTGGCTGGACAGGGCAAAGGTGTCGAGTGGCCCGGTAACCGCTGTACCGGGATCAGTCTCATACTCGCTGTCCACGATTCGGAAGCCGTCACCGTCTTCTACCTGTAGCCGATAGCTGGTTTCTACAGTGTGTTGGTCCGCATCGAAATCAATTTGAACAGCCAGTCGGAACGGGACGAGAACACGTGTCTGGGTACTCGACTGATCTTCGCAGAGCGTTGAGGCGGTTTGTTCCACTCCGCCGTCTTCAATCGAGTAGAACTCGCCTGTCTCGCCAACCGCGTAGCTCGCAAGCTGGCCAGAAAGGTTTTGGGTCGAGGTGCAGCCATCCTCCGATTCGGTGTAATCGATTCCGGTGATCCGCCACTGGTAGTTGCGTTCATTGCCGGTTGCCGTTCCGGGCTCGACATTCGGCAGGTGCTCGACGCTTTGATCAGCGACCTCAATATCGAATCTCAGGGTGCCATCGTAAATGGCATCAATTATCGGCTCCTGGTCGAGGATCTCGCAGTTGGAAAACACAATGGTGGCCGTGTCGCCGGCGGTGATGGTGCCGCTCGCATCCGCGTCATCGAAGTTGCTGCTTACAGACCCCGTACTGCAGGTCGGCAGGTCACTTTCGAACACCTGCAATGGGGTGAATCCGAACCAGCCGTGGATGATGTCTGAGGGATCGACGAGGCCCGATTCGATCGATTGGGCCAAGTTGTACTGCACGGCTGCACGTGTTCGTGGCAACTCGCTGAGCCCCCAGGATACGACGACGTCATCAATGGCTATGCGGTCACCATCACTGGCTTCTGCGGTAAGTAGCGTCGTGCCCGATCCCACCGAGGGTGCAATCCAGGTGGTGGCACCGCCGGTTTGCGTCGTGAACGAGCCGGCGCTGGCAATCCACCGGATGTCCACGTTTTGGGAGTCGGGGTCGGTTGCGGTGGCTGTCAGATTAATCGAGCCACCCGCCGGCACCGAGGCGGCATCGGCCGTGATGGAGATGGCGGGCTGGCGGTTGTCCAGACCGGTGTAGCCCTGGTCCAGCGCGCCAAGCATCAGCCAGCGCTGATGGAAGGCGCCGGGCTCGTCGCGGTGGCCCCTTAGTGCGAGTACCTCGCCTGTTTCACTGACGAAGCCCTCGAACAAGGTGGAGGAGGGGTCGGTCGCATCTCCGGCAAAGTCGATCAACAGGCGCCCACCAACGTCAGTGCTGTAGGTACAGGCCATGGTTTCGACGGGGCCTTCAACGCCTGGCAGGTCGCTAAACGCTGCCGTGTCATCCCGGCGGCCGGCGATGAACAGGCTCAATCCTTCCCGGAAGCTCAGCTGGCAGCTGTTGTCCGTGCCGAAGTTCAGCGTGGCCGAGCGGAGCAGATAGCCATAGGACTCCTGATCACTGGCCTGGCGCTCCATGGCCAAGGCGTCCACGCGGAACTGCTGGCCGCTGACGACCGGGGCCGCGGCTGTCCGGCGTAGGCCGATCTGAATGAACTGCTCGATTGATGTGGGTTCAACACTGTCGCCCGTCAGGATGGACTCCTGCAGCACGAGGATGCTGCCGTCCGGCGAGGCCAGGCCTGTCGCCGAACCGGCTGGGGCGCCGCCATCGGTGAACTCCGCGCTGACGGTCCCGTTGGCATTCGCGCTGTACTGGGTCACGAAGGCAGGGTCCGGCCCGTCTTCGCTGCTGATCTGTGTCACCGGGCTGGCGAAGGGGTCGTAGCGCATGGTCTCGGCCGCGAAGCGGTCGTCGCCGGTGGTGCTGCCGTCATTGGCAATGCGTTGCTCGACAATGAATGCGGTGGACTCGACGGGGCCTGCCTCCATCAGAATCCCCAGGCCGACAAAGCCGTAGTCCCCTTCCAGGCGTGAGACCTCGAAAGCTTCGGATTGCCGAAGTGCCAGCTCCAGCGCAAAGCTCGCACCATCCTCGCGTTTCCGGTTCGCATTCAGGTAGTCGAGTGTGCCGTCTTCATCCGAATCAGCCGCATCGAAGACCTCGTCACGCTCACTGACACCGAGCACGTACATATCAGGGGTACTGGGCCGGATATACAGGCCGAATGCGGTTTCGCGCTCGAACGTCTGCTGCCCACTATCCAGTTCTTCCACATAGGGCGCGAACAGCGACAGAACACCGCTGGCATTGACCTGCATGGACTGGGTTTCTGCCGGGTCGACCTCTGGCGGGAAATGATTCAGGAAGTAACTTTGCGGCTGGGCCACGATCTCGCCTTCATTCAGGCTAGAGAATGGCCCGAACGTGACAGTGCTGACGCCATCGACAGGCGGCTGGATGTCATAGAACCCGAAATCCTGGAAAACGGAGAACAGGCCAAACTGGCCATCCTCCGCTCCAGCGGCGTAGTTCAACTCGATAAAGGCGGTGTTGAAGCTTGTTTCTGCACTGCGCAGCTGCACCTCAAGCGTGAAGGCGGGCAGGGCGGCCGTGCCGCCTGCACCATCGTCAACACTGATGACGATGTTCTCGTAGGTGCCGGCATCAGATTCGGCCGGTGTTCCGCTCAGAGTGCCGTTCGCCGTGTCGAATGACGCCCAGGCCGGTTGGTTCGTGATGCTAAACACCAGCGGGTCGCCGTCGATGTCGCTGGCCGTGGGGATGAAGTTGTAGTTGTTTCCCGTTTCGGTGACCAGCTGTGGCGTGCCGCTGATGACAGGCGCATCGTTGACCGGGTTGATAGTCAGCGAGACGGTGGCCGAGGAGCGAAGGCCGGCAAGGTCGGCCACGCTGTACGTGAAGCTGTCCGACCCGTTGGCGTTGGCGTCCGGCGCATAGCTCACCGTGCCATTGCTTTCGACGGTGGTCACGCCTTGCTGCGGCCCTGAGACGATTTGGACGGAGCTGGTATCTAGGCCGTCATCGGGGTCGCTGTCATTGGCCAGCACCTCGATGTTGATGCTGCTGTCCTCGTCCAGCGCGCCACTGTCGTCCAGGGCTGTGGGTGGATCGTTGACAGGGGTGACGTTCACGGTGACCTGTGCCGGGGCCGAGCGCAGCCCCTGGTCGTCAGCAACGGAGTAGGTGAACGTGACCGTGCCGCTTGCGTTCGGCGCCGGGGTGTAGGTGACGGTGCCGTCGCTTTGCGCCAAGGCGGTGCCGCTGTTCGGCACGGTTTCGATCACGACGCTGGTGGCATCCAGCGTGCCATCCGAGTCCGTGTCGTTGCCGAGAACCTCGATGGACACAGCAGTATCTTCTGGCGTGGTTGCCGCGTCATCTGCTGCCGTGGGCGGCTGGTTGACGGCGTTGACCGTAATGGTCAGGGTCGCGCTCGCCTGTGCCGCACCGTCGCTGATCGTGTAGTCGACGGTGTCGGTGCCGGAGAATCCTGTCGCCGGGCTGTAGTCCAGCGTGGTGCCGCTTCCGCTGATGCTGACGCTGCCACCGTTTGCAGCCGAAGCAGAGGCACTGATGATGGTCAGGGTGTCGCCATCGGCATCGCTGTCATTATCCAACACCGCAATGCCGGTCAGCGGCGTGTCCTGGTTGGTGGTGGCACTGTCATCGTTGGCCACGGGCGGTGTATTGCTGGGACTGGTTACGTTGACCGTCACGGTCGCGGTATCGCTGCCGCCGTTGCCATCGACGATGGTGTAGGTGAACTGCTCTGCGCCAACGAAATCCTGGGGCGGGGTGTAGTCGACGCCGCCGGTCGAGGCGATGGACGCTGTGCCGCCCGCGGTTGTGGGGCCCAGGCTTTCGATGACCAGCGTATCGCCATCGGCATCGCTGTCATTGGCAAGCACGTCGATGTTGATCCCGGCGCTGCCGGTTTCGACATTGACGGTATCGTTTGCGGCCACCGGGTTGTTGTTGCTCGGCTGGAGTTCGCCACCGAGTGTTTCCGTATCCACCTGGACCAGCGTGGCATCTGGGAAGACGTTGAAATTGTTGTTTCGGAAGCGGCGAATCGCGTCGTTGAGATCAAAGCCGGTGGGCAGGGCTGGGCCGGCCTCGCCGACAATGACGGCCGTCTCACCGTTTTCCAGGCTGTCTAGCTGGCCATCGGAAAAGTCGAACAATACGGCATCGAGAATCGGGTAGGTTGGTAGGCTACCTAGTGAAATCGAGATGCTGTTCAGATAGGTCGCAAAGCCGCCCAGTGCCAAGGCGTAGGCAACTTCTGCGTCGCTTGCGGTCGGATCGGGGGCAATCGGGTCGGTGGGCAGCACGGCCACCGGGTCGAAGCCCAGTGCATCGCTGGCCTGCGATTGAGACGCAGCAAACACGCTGGCGAAGTTGGTGCCGGCGGCTTCACGGACAGCGCGCTGGTACACCATTTGGGAAAACGGTGTCAGCGCCAGGGCGCTCTGTTCCGCAGGGAGCAGGGCGCGTAGCCCCTGACCTTCGGCGAGCTGGATCTGACGTCTTAACTGCGGGTCAGCCTCGGGGTCGCCCTCGTCGATGTACCGTCCCCCACTGGAGATCAGCAGCAAGGGGCCTTCCGCTGGGCGCTGGGCAAAGCTGAAGCTGCCATCGGCGGAGGTTGTGGTGGTGGCCAGTGCTTCGCCGGTTGGCAGGCCAGCGGCATCGATGGCAAAGGCCTCGATCGTGGCCTCAGCCAAGGGGCCTTTCGCGGCCTTGCCGGTCACGCCAGCGGCGGGCGACGATGCGCCACCCCCGCAGGCCGAGAGCGCCGCCGCGCTGATGAATGCGAGCGGAAGTAGCCGGTTGCGGGGGCTCAATACGATCATGGTGAAGGCTCTCCGAAGACGGCGCCGCCGGTGACGGAGTCGGTGCCGTTGGTGAGGTTGTAGATCAGTCCGGCGCCATCGGGTGTGCCGTTGTTGTTGCCGTCGCCGATAAAGAAGCCATCGAAGATGCCGCTGTTGCCGGCGGTTTCGCCGTTCACCGACACGGTGTCGTAGGTGCCGGAGAACAGGTTGCTGTCGTCGGTTAGGGTGCCGGAGCCGGAGGCATTCCAGACGGTGTCAGCAATCGCCAGATCAATCACGCTGTCGACCGTCCGTTCGGTGAAGTTCGCAGACAGCGAGGCCGAACCCAGTACACCGACGTTGCCGTTGCCGTCAGTGGGATTGGTATTGCCGACCAGGGTGTAGCTGGCGGTTCCGGTGATGGGCAAGACCGGCTCGTCGCCGGTGGGTCCAACAATGTAGTGCAGGCTTTGGCTGGTCAGATCCAGGTTTTCTGTGGCGCCGCCTTCGATCGCGATAGTGGCCACGCCGTCCGCCCAGCGTCCCCAGCGGATCTCGGTGTTCGGATCAAAGCCCGTATTGGTGACGGCCGCGGTTCCGACGTCGTAACTGGCCGCTCCATCCGGGTGGCCCGCCACAAACCCGGTCACATCACCTGATTCTTCGATGACCACCGCGCGTGAGAGTGCGGCTGTCGTGAATCCGCTCGACTCGCGATAAGGCCCCGCGCCGGTCGCCACCGGTGTGACCGGGTCCGGCTCAGGGTCCGGATCGGGATCATCGTCGCGGTCCAATTCCTCCGGGTCATCGGTGGATGCGACCTCGACCGGGCGGCGCTGATCAGTCTGATCCTTGTCCTCACCTTGACCGTTCCCCTGGCCCTCGGATTCGCCTCGACCGCCCAGAATCAATGTGGAGGTATCGTCTGTGCCGCCAAACGCTTCAGGCGGCTCGTCGAAACCGGTGACTTCACCCTCGTCATTGACCAGGCCGAACGAGAACTGCTGGCCGTCTCCGAAACTGGTGGTGCCCCCGGGTAGCAGCACATCGATGGCGCCGTCCCAGACCGCGAGAAAGAGTTCGCCATTGATGAGTTGAATTTCAAAATGCGTGCCGCGGATGCCGATGGTCGCGACCGGGGTCTTGATCTGGTACGCCTCTTTGTCCGCCTTGCCGATCAGGCCCGTAATGGTCCGGAACCCGCCCTTGAGCAGGCTCATAAAGGCCCGGCCATTGCTGCGGGTTCGGACGATGGGGGCATCGGGCTCGGCTGGGGCAGGGGCTTGCGCAGCTGGCGCCGGAGCCTCTTCGACCGCGTAGTCGGTTAGCTCGAAGCGTGAATCCGGCTTCAGGGTGATGACAGCACCGTCATCCATGCGGACATGCATGCGGCCGGACAAGCCGGTCACCAGCGTGTCGCCGGACTCGAGTTGCTGGCCCCGCTGCGCGGCGATCGCTGACTGGCCACGTTCGATGGACGCACCGCCCAGTACGAACATGACCTTGCCGACGCCGGCAAAGGCCGGAGCGGTCATGAGAAGGAGAACGAAGGCCGCGCAGACGCGGTTGAGATGTGCTCGGAGCATGGTTGTTCCCCGTTTAGAATCCGCGCGACGCAGTAAATCCGATCACGACCCGGTCGTACTTGAACAGCGTCACAGTTGAATCGTTGTCGATGTATCGGGCATTCGGTGTGAAAACCCAGCCATCGGGCAGCAGCTTGTGCCAGGCGGCGCTGGCTTCGAGCGAGAATTGCTCGTCCTCGCGGCGCATGCCGAAGAACGGATCTGGGTAGTCGGCATCAAGCCAGCCCAAAGAGGTATTGATTCTGAGGTCCGGCAAGGTCTGCCAGCTCAGCGTGGCGCGCAAGGCCGTCAGATCACGCGAGTAATCGGAGCCGGGTTCGCGCGCCTCATCTTCACCCAGTGACAGCGCCATTCCGACCAGCACGCGAGGGGCGGGTTGCCAGCGTGCGGCGAATGTGGCCGACAACTGGTTGACGTCGCGACTCTGGATGGCGTCGTTGAATCGCAGCGTGCCGCTGCGCAGCGCGCCGGTGAAGGCGGCCGATTCCAGTGCATAGCCGGCGCTGAGCGTGGAGGCCGCGCCCCGGTTGTTGTAGCTCTGGTCGATCAGGCCGTAGTGATACTCGTTGCCGAGGGCGACGAAGACCTGATCCCAGCGCTTGGCCACCTGGAAATAGGCGCGCATCAACGTGTGGTCGACAAAGCTGGCATCGGTGTGATGGCGATGGTCCAGACCGGCACCGCCGGTCAATTCCATGTCGTAGTCCAGCGGATACTTGGCCGTCACGCCCGCGCCGGCGCCAATGAACGGGGAATCGGTTTCCTGGTTCTGTGGGTCCAGCTCGAACCCCAGGAACTGATTATCGGTTGTTGATGCGTTGACGTTGGTGTCGAATCCGGCTGTGGTGCGCACCGAGGCCGTCCACCACTTGTTCTCAACCCGCTCACGCTCGGCCAGCGCGGACATGGCGCGGTCCAGCGTTGCCATCGCAGACTTGGGCGGGTTCATGGCCCGGACCCGTTCAAACTCGGCACGGGCGCGCTGGTTGTTGCCCAACGCCATGTGCGCAAGCCCCAGCTCAAGGCGGGCACCTGCGAAATTGGGCTTGAGGTACACGACGCGCTGCAGTGCAAACACCGCATGGTTGTATTGGCCGGCATCCAGGGCGCTGGCGCCAAAGGCGTAATCGAAGCGCGGGTTGCCGCCGTAGGTGCCCAGTTCCGGCAGCAACAAATCGAACGCGGCCTGGGCGTTGCCGACGCTACGCAGACGATTCGCCTCGTCGATCAGACGATCGAGCGCGGCCGGGGGCGTGGTGGAATCGGCAGGCCGGTCGCTGGCAGTCGCGCTCGCTGCTGCGCTCGTCGGCGCTGATTGCTCGGCAGTTGGCGGGGCACTTGGTGTCCCGGTGGCCGGCGGGGTTGGAGAGGGCGCCGCCGCCACGCCGGCAGTCGCGGGTTGGGCGACCGAGGCTTGCGGTAAATCGGTCCCAGAATCGCTGGCAGCGCCTGGCTCAGAGGATGGCTGCGCAGTCGCGACAGGCGGTGTTGACCGTTGCGAGGCGGGCAGGTCTTGTCGCTCCGCCAGCTCGCGCGCGGCATGGGGGGCGGGCAGGACCAGGGCGACGTCAGCGCGGAGCTGACGGGTATCGCCGATAAAGGCTTGGGGATTGGCCGCGTGCAGCGCTTCTAAGAGTTCGAAGCGGGTCAGCCCGGGATAGCGCGGTTTGAGTTCAGACACGATGCCCCAGAGCGTTTGCCCTCGCTGCACCGGCCCATAGAGTTCGGGCGCCTGGGCCCCCACAGATGGCATGGCCGTCGCCATGCCCGCGCCGAGCGTGACTGCCCACGCGCCTGGAAATCGTATTCGCACCCTTAGCCCCTGTAGTGTCCCCGAGCGGTGACACAGGTTATAGACCCGCGTTCGGCCGGTTGCAAACAACTGCGTCTCAAAAAAACCTGATGTCTCCCCGAGGTGATTTGCTACAATTTCGTCCTACGTCTGTAGCGCGCAGGAATCCCGTTGCGATTGTTCGAACTTGCCCAGCCCGGGGTCATCCCGTGCTAAGGCCGGCCGTACTCGGCCTGGCGACCGGAGATGTTTTCCGCGGAGTTGCCATTGGAGCGTCCGGCTCTTCAGTCGGCGAAGTCGTTTTCAATACCGCGATGACGGGGTATCAGGAGATTTGCTCCGATCCGTCATACCGGCAGCAGATGGTCACGCTGACCTATCCGCATGTCGGCAACGTCGGTGCCAATCCAGAGGACCAGGAATCAGCCATCGCGCAGGTGGCGGGCCTGATCATCCGTGAGCGTCCCCGTACGCCCAGCAATTGGCGGTCGGCGGAAACGCTGCCCGCCTACCTGGAGCGGCTGGGCGTGGTCGGCATTGCGGAAATCGACACACGCAGGCTGACCCGAATACTCCGAGATCAGGGGGCGCAGAGCGGGTGTATCGTCACCGATACGGATGATGCCGACTTGGCGGTGGAGCGCGCCCGCGCGTTCTCGGGCTTGGCCGGACTGGATCTGGCTCAGGAGGTTACCACCGACGAAGTGTTCCAGTGGGCGGAGCCGAGTTGGGGGCAGGCGACGCCTGAGCCCAAGCATCATGTCGTGGTGATGGATTACGGCGTCAAGCGCAATATCCTGCGACGTCTGGTCGATGTGGGCTGTCGCGTGACCGTCGTGCCGGCCAAGACCTCGTTGGAGGATGTGCTGGCCCACCAGCCGGATGGCGTCATGCTGTCGAATGGTCCCGGTGATCCGGAGCCCTGTGATTACGCGGTCGCCATTGCCCGCCAGCTCATGGAGCAGCGTGTCCCCGTTATGGGCATCTGTCTGGGGCACCAGATACTGGGGCTGGCCTGCGGCGGGCGCACGACCAAGATGAAGTTCGGTCACCACGGCGCCAACCACCCGGTGCGGGATGAGCGTTCCGGGCAGGTGATGATCACCTCCCAGAATCACGGCTTTGCCGTGGATGAGGCCAGCCTGCCGGAAACCGTCCGGGTGACGCACCGGTCGCTGTTCGACGGCACCCTGCAGGGCATCGAACGCACGGATGTTCCCGCGTTTAGCTTTCAGGGGCATCCCGAGGCCAGCCCGGGCCCCCATGACCTGGCGCCGCTGTTCGAGCATTTCAGCGCCCTGATGGCGGCTAACCCCCGCTAGTTCCTCTCACGTCCAGACCCGAACGTAAAGACGCATGCCGAAACGCACAGATATCAACTCCATCCTGGTCATTGGTGCGGGACCGATCGTGATCGGCCAGGCCTGCGAGTTTGACTACTCCGGCACGCAGGCCTGCAAGGCGCTGCGTGAGGAGGGATTCCGGGTCATCCTGGTGAACTCGAACCCGGCCACGATCATGACCGACCCGGATTCCGCCGATGCCATCTACATCGAGCCGGTGGAGTGGAAGGCGGTGTCCAAGGTTATCGAGCGCGAAAAGCCCGACGCGCTGCTGCCGACCATGGGTGGGCAGACCGCGCTGAACTGTGCGCTGGACCTGGCCCGCGAAGGCGTGCTCGATGCGAATGGCGTGCAGCTAATCGGTGCGAGCATCGACGCCATTGACATGGCCGAAGATCGTGAACGCTTCCGCAAGGCGATGGACGATATCGGGTTGGCCTCTGCCCAGTCCGAATTGGCGCACAGCATGGAAGAGGCCCGCAAGATTCAGGCGGACCTCGGGTTCCCGGTCATCATCCGGCCGTCATTCACGATGGGCGGCTCGGGTGGCGGCATTGCCTACAACATCGCCGAGTTCGAAGAGATCGTGAAGCGTGGGCTGGACATGTCGCCCACCCACGAAGTGCTGCTCGAAGAGTCGTTGCTCGGCTGGAAGGAATTCGAGATGGAAGTGGTCCGCGACAAGGCGGACAACTGCATCATCATCTGCGCGATCGAAAACCTCGATCCCATGGGCGTCCATACCGGTGATTCGATCACCGTTGCGCCGGCGCAGACGCTCACCGACAAGGAATATCAGATCATGCGCGACGCCTCCCTGGCGGTGTTGCGCAAGATCGGCGTGGAAACGGGGGGCTCCAACGTCCAGTTCGCGGTGAATCCGCAGGATGGGCGCCTGGTCATCATCGAAATGAACCCGCGGGTATCGCGTTCATCGGCGCTGGCGTCCAAGGCCACCGGCTTCCCGATTGCCAAGGTCGCCGCGAAGCTGGCGGTCGGCTACACGCTGGATGAACTGGCCAACGACATGACCGGCGGCGTGACGCCGGCCAGCTTCGAGCCGACCATCGACTACGTGGTGACGAAGATTCCGCGTTTCGCCTTCGAGAAGTTCCCGATGGCGGATGATCGACTGACCACGCAGATGAAGTCGGTGGGCGAGGCCATGGCCATCGGCCGTAATTTCCAGGAGTCGTTCCAGAAAGCTTTACGCAGTCTGGAGATCGACGCGGACGGTCTGGACGAAAAGCATGATTTGTCCGATCCCGAGGCCGCGCGCTCGGAGCTGGTTGAGGCCATGACCACCCCGCGCGCCGATCGTATCTGGTCGGTTGCTGACGGCTTCCGCGCCGGCATGACCTTGTCTGAGGTGCATGCCGCGACCTCCATCGATCCCTGGTTCCTGGATCAGATCGAGGAACTGGTTGCGAGCGAACAGGCGCTGGTGGGTCGGACGTTGGCCGAGTTAGATGCGGTCGAGATGCGCCAGCTCAAGCGCATGGGCTTTTCGGATCGCCGACTGGCCAAGCTGCTGGGTACGCAGGAAGAGGCCGTGCGTTCGCGCCGGCATCAGTTCGAGATCCGGCCGGTCTACAAACGCGTGGATACCTGTGCCGCAGAATTCCCGTCAGCCACGGCCTACATGTATTCGACCTACGACGAGGAATGTGAAGCCAAGCCTTCAGACCGGAAGAAGGTCATGGTGCTGGGCGGTGGCCCGAACCGCATCGGGCAGGGGATTGAATTCGATTATTGCTGTGTCCACGCCTCGCTGTCGCTGCGCGAGGACGGGTACGAGACCATCATGGTCAACTGCAATCCTGAAACGGTCTCCACCGACTATGACGTCTCGGATCGGCTGTTCTTCGAACCGCTGACCTTTGAAGATGTCATGGAGATTATCGATATCGAACAACCGGCCGGCGTGATCGTGCAGTACGGTGGGCAGACACCACTTAAACTGGCACGTCGGCTCGAGGCCGCGGGTGCGCCGATTGTTGGCACCAGCCCCGATTCCATCGACCTCGCCGAAGACCGCGATCGCTTCCAACAGCTTGTCGAGCGCCTGGAGCTGCGCCAGCCGGCGAATCGTACGGCACGGTCCGAGGCCGAAGCGCTGCGTCTGGCGGCCCATGTCGGCTATCCCATGGTGGTTCGTCCCAGCTACGTGCTGGGTGGGCGCGCCATGGAAATCGTCTACGAGGATGTCGAGCTGGAGCGTTACATGCGCACGGCCGTCAAGGTGTCCAACGATGCGCCCGTGTTGCTGGATCGTTTCCTGGAAGATGCGGTCGAGGTGGATGTCGACGCGATTTCCGATGGCGAGTCGGTGGTTGTTGCCGGGTTGCTGGAACATATCGAGCAGGCCGGCGTCCATAGCGGCGATTCGGCCTGTTCGCTGCCGCCGTACTCGCTCTCCGATGCCGTACGCGCCGAAATCTGTCGTCAGGTCCAGGCCTTGGCCCGTGCGCTGCGGGTGGTGGGCCTGGTCAACGCCCAGTTCGCGGTGAAGGATGAGATGGTGTACCTGATCGAGGTCAATCCTCGGGCCTCGCGCACGGTGCCCTTCGTGTCCAAAGCTACGGGTCATCCGTTGGCGAAGATCGCCGCCCGCTGCATGCTGGGTCAGACACTGGACGAGCAGGGCATCCAGCACATCGACGCGCCGGAGTATTTCTCGGTCAAGGAATCCGTGTTCCCGTTTGCCAAGTTCCCCGGCGTGGACCCGATTCTCGGCCCTGAGATGAAATCCACCGGTGAGGTCATGGGCATTGGCCGGACCTTTGCCGAGGCCTTCGCGAAGTCGCTGACCGGTGCCGGCATGGACATCCCGCGCGAAGGGACGGTGTTCATCTCCGTGCGTGATGGCGACAAGCCGCAGTCCGTCGAGATGGCCCGCAAGCTGATCGAACACGGCATGCGCGTCGTCGCCACGCGAGGAACGGCTAACTACCTGCGTGAACAGGGTGTCGAGTGCACCCCGGTCAACAAGGTTAAGGAAGGTCGCCCCCATTGCGTGGACATGATTGTTAACGGCGAAATCCAGTTTGTCGTCAACACCACGGAAGGGCGCAAGGCCATCGAGGAATCGCATTCGATCCGCTCGGCCGCGGTGACCCAGAAGGTGGCGTACTTCACGACGCTGGCGGCCGCTCGCGCTGCAGCCATGGCTTTGGAGTATCGGGATCAGGTCACCGTGAATCGGGTGCAGGATCTACATGCCAATGGCCTGCGCATACCGGACTGAAGTCCGGTTGCACCGTTAGCGCAGCAGCCACCGCCCTGACTGGGCGGCGGCGGCCAGTGCCAGCAATCCCAGTGCGAGCTGATCGATCCACACAACGCGGCGGACCGGCGTACTCAGACCCGGTTCGCCAGCGGCCAGCCAAAGAAAACTGGCCACGCTGACCAACGCAAGCGCCAGCGCTGCGGTGTGCAAGGATGGGCGAAAGGCCATCACCATCAGGCTGGCTCCGAGCAGCCCGAACAGCACGGCACGATGCCTGAGCAACAACGTCAGGTTGGGATCGCCAACCACGTCCACACCGTAGAGAGAGGCCAGTTGTCGTGGTCCGAGCAGGCCGGTGATGGGCGCGACATGAATAACGCCCACCACCAGCAGGACGAACCCGGTCCCCCTGGTCAGCAGGATTTCCATGGTCCCGCTAGCCATAACGCGGCTCGCCGCGCGGGGCCTGGCGCTGTGACCAGCCACGATGGATCAGATACAGCAGCGGACCGAATGCGCCAGCCGCCACTGTCAGCAGTAG of the Abyssibacter profundi genome contains:
- the carA gene encoding glutamine-hydrolyzing carbamoyl-phosphate synthase small subunit — encoded protein: MLRPAVLGLATGDVFRGVAIGASGSSVGEVVFNTAMTGYQEICSDPSYRQQMVTLTYPHVGNVGANPEDQESAIAQVAGLIIRERPRTPSNWRSAETLPAYLERLGVVGIAEIDTRRLTRILRDQGAQSGCIVTDTDDADLAVERARAFSGLAGLDLAQEVTTDEVFQWAEPSWGQATPEPKHHVVVMDYGVKRNILRRLVDVGCRVTVVPAKTSLEDVLAHQPDGVMLSNGPGDPEPCDYAVAIARQLMEQRVPVMGICLGHQILGLACGGRTTKMKFGHHGANHPVRDERSGQVMITSQNHGFAVDEASLPETVRVTHRSLFDGTLQGIERTDVPAFSFQGHPEASPGPHDLAPLFEHFSALMAANPR
- a CDS encoding tetratricopeptide repeat protein, encoding MPSVGAQAPELYGPVQRGQTLWGIVSELKPRYPGLTRFELLEALHAANPQAFIGDTRQLRADVALVLPAPHAARELAERQDLPASQRSTPPVATAQPSSEPGAASDSGTDLPQASVAQPATAGVAAAPSPTPPATGTPSAPPTAEQSAPTSAAASATASDRPADSTTPPAALDRLIDEANRLRSVGNAQAAFDLLLPELGTYGGNPRFDYAFGASALDAGQYNHAVFALQRVVYLKPNFAGARLELGLAHMALGNNQRARAEFERVRAMNPPKSAMATLDRAMSALAERERVENKWWTASVRTTAGFDTNVNASTTDNQFLGFELDPQNQETDSPFIGAGAGVTAKYPLDYDMELTGGAGLDHRHHTDASFVDHTLMRAYFQVAKRWDQVFVALGNEYHYGLIDQSYNNRGAASTLSAGYALESAAFTGALRSGTLRFNDAIQSRDVNQLSATFAARWQPAPRVLVGMALSLGEDEAREPGSDYSRDLTALRATLSWQTLPDLRINTSLGWLDADYPDPFFGMRREDEQFSLEASAAWHKLLPDGWVFTPNARYIDNDSTVTLFKYDRVVIGFTASRGF
- the carB gene encoding carbamoyl-phosphate synthase large subunit, coding for MPKRTDINSILVIGAGPIVIGQACEFDYSGTQACKALREEGFRVILVNSNPATIMTDPDSADAIYIEPVEWKAVSKVIEREKPDALLPTMGGQTALNCALDLAREGVLDANGVQLIGASIDAIDMAEDRERFRKAMDDIGLASAQSELAHSMEEARKIQADLGFPVIIRPSFTMGGSGGGIAYNIAEFEEIVKRGLDMSPTHEVLLEESLLGWKEFEMEVVRDKADNCIIICAIENLDPMGVHTGDSITVAPAQTLTDKEYQIMRDASLAVLRKIGVETGGSNVQFAVNPQDGRLVIIEMNPRVSRSSALASKATGFPIAKVAAKLAVGYTLDELANDMTGGVTPASFEPTIDYVVTKIPRFAFEKFPMADDRLTTQMKSVGEAMAIGRNFQESFQKALRSLEIDADGLDEKHDLSDPEAARSELVEAMTTPRADRIWSVADGFRAGMTLSEVHAATSIDPWFLDQIEELVASEQALVGRTLAELDAVEMRQLKRMGFSDRRLAKLLGTQEEAVRSRRHQFEIRPVYKRVDTCAAEFPSATAYMYSTYDEECEAKPSDRKKVMVLGGGPNRIGQGIEFDYCCVHASLSLREDGYETIMVNCNPETVSTDYDVSDRLFFEPLTFEDVMEIIDIEQPAGVIVQYGGQTPLKLARRLEAAGAPIVGTSPDSIDLAEDRDRFQQLVERLELRQPANRTARSEAEALRLAAHVGYPMVVRPSYVLGGRAMEIVYEDVELERYMRTAVKVSNDAPVLLDRFLEDAVEVDVDAISDGESVVVAGLLEHIEQAGVHSGDSACSLPPYSLSDAVRAEICRQVQALARALRVVGLVNAQFAVKDEMVYLIEVNPRASRTVPFVSKATGHPLAKIAARCMLGQTLDEQGIQHIDAPEYFSVKESVFPFAKFPGVDPILGPEMKSTGEVMGIGRTFAEAFAKSLTGAGMDIPREGTVFISVRDGDKPQSVEMARKLIEHGMRVVATRGTANYLREQGVECTPVNKVKEGRPHCVDMIVNGEIQFVVNTTEGRKAIEESHSIRSAAVTQKVAYFTTLAAARAAAMALEYRDQVTVNRVQDLHANGLRIPD